A stretch of the Candidatus Gastranaerophilales bacterium genome encodes the following:
- a CDS encoding hybrid sensor histidine kinase/response regulator — MPKILVFSNQSDDFINIVNPLKEIGYIVEYLSDESKIFETISAFVPDIMLLCSYTAIKDIAFALRKIRLQDEGGDIQIILLVNKDAEIDEVFSGADGYVTRPINPNILVATVNAHLRLKNHLDIFSANNSELAKRFYQLKVLYDTNSNLAGTLNKRRLINIMNEGLEQSISYSLCSTLVMDNPDDISLIINSHYPITKRLEQALKLRAMIAYKSMFKNESLPFEINIEKVRTEVNFKQENGKYDLEVMSYGSVFSPISTSDKFFGTVEIMRDTELSNEDITCFQTVVSQVALPLESAILYEEIQDKNVKLEKLEKLKSEFVSIVSHELRTPLTAIKNSIDIMLSGKSGELTDGMKNFLSMGDRNVVRLSGIINDLLDLSKIEAGKMQYRFEEINLVNPINFVISTLKSTAEAKNITFGAKINIDEARVYADMQKVEQILTNLTSNAIKFTGKDGSVSITLDKIQAKNLDISKFYEYNKEPLAENYFLVQVQDTGIGIAKENMTKVFDKFQQIESSLSRKVGGTGLGLPIAKEFINAHKGFVWAESEESKGSVFSFVLPEYSTKVKGFNTDEKNVNMLVGNDDFGEENE, encoded by the coding sequence ATGCCTAAGATTTTAGTTTTTTCAAACCAAAGCGATGATTTTATCAACATTGTTAACCCTTTAAAAGAAATAGGTTACATTGTTGAGTATTTGAGTGATGAAAGTAAAATTTTTGAAACCATATCGGCTTTTGTGCCTGATATTATGCTGCTTTGTTCTTACACTGCGATAAAAGATATTGCATTTGCCCTCAGGAAAATCAGGCTTCAGGACGAAGGCGGGGACATCCAAATCATTTTGCTGGTTAATAAAGACGCTGAGATTGATGAAGTTTTTTCAGGCGCCGACGGCTATGTTACCCGTCCTATTAACCCAAATATCCTCGTGGCAACGGTAAATGCGCATTTGCGTTTAAAAAACCATCTCGATATTTTCTCCGCCAACAACAGCGAACTTGCCAAACGGTTTTATCAGCTGAAGGTTTTATACGACACCAATTCTAATCTTGCAGGGACGTTAAACAAACGCAGGCTTATTAATATTATGAATGAAGGCTTGGAGCAAAGTATCAGTTATTCTTTATGCTCTACCCTTGTAATGGACAATCCTGATGACATAAGCCTCATTATAAATTCTCATTACCCTATAACAAAAAGGCTTGAGCAGGCGTTAAAATTGCGTGCCATGATTGCTTATAAATCCATGTTTAAAAATGAATCTCTGCCGTTTGAAATAAATATAGAAAAAGTCAGAACGGAGGTGAATTTTAAACAGGAAAACGGGAAGTATGACCTTGAAGTTATGAGTTACGGAAGTGTATTCTCACCCATATCAACTTCCGACAAATTTTTTGGCACGGTAGAAATTATGCGCGATACCGAGCTTTCCAATGAAGATATAACGTGTTTTCAAACAGTTGTCAGTCAGGTGGCATTGCCGCTTGAGAGCGCTATTCTTTATGAAGAAATTCAGGATAAGAACGTTAAACTTGAAAAACTTGAAAAACTCAAATCCGAATTTGTGTCAATAGTATCACACGAGTTGAGAACTCCTCTTACCGCTATCAAAAACTCAATAGATATAATGCTCAGCGGTAAATCAGGCGAGCTTACGGACGGGATGAAGAACTTCCTTTCTATGGGAGATAGAAATGTCGTAAGACTTTCGGGTATTATTAATGATTTGCTTGATTTGTCCAAGATAGAAGCAGGCAAAATGCAATACAGGTTTGAAGAAATCAACCTTGTTAACCCTATTAATTTTGTAATTTCAACGCTTAAATCAACGGCGGAAGCTAAAAATATTACTTTTGGGGCGAAAATTAATATTGATGAAGCCCGGGTTTATGCCGATATGCAAAAAGTCGAACAAATTCTTACCAATTTAACTTCAAACGCTATCAAATTTACAGGCAAAGACGGCAGCGTAAGTATTACTCTGGACAAGATACAAGCCAAAAACCTTGATATATCAAAGTTTTATGAATATAACAAAGAACCTCTGGCAGAAAATTATTTTCTGGTGCAGGTACAAGATACAGGGATAGGTATTGCCAAAGAAAACATGACAAAAGTATTCGATAAATTCCAGCAGATAGAAAGCTCCTTAAGCCGCAAAGTCGGCGGCACAGGCTTAGGGCTGCCCATTGCAAAAGAGTTTATCAATGCGCATAAAGGTTTTGTATGGGCAGAGAGCGAAGAGAGCAAAGGGTCGGTTTTTTCTTTTGTACTGCCTGAATATTCAACAAAAGTTAAAGGATTTAACACGGACGAAAAAAATGTTAATATGTTAGTAGGAAATGACGACTTCGGGGAAGAAAATGAGTAG
- a CDS encoding ATP-binding protein: MPKFFKEIFFSSNNEIFILHENGEIISMNSSAVERFSNLKNIYEINHLLNFEICILQSDEIMTYTPLYACLNSNEPFFANVILQQGEDQFSEYFLYSFQEAGCRILFLQNRFSKNLENRCFQLQSEVSQTRELKQKLESQFLRTKLLNLISSKIREHIDTAKILEIVEEQLKKTVNLQEFMFIKSENNTVNYKNNIFKDKVKTFRENSFSELYVPVFQGQNLAGGMVIAKDSDFAQEEEDLIKNLSNLLSTAFNQAALFEELEMQKQSLETALQQLKNAQLQIVQSEKMATLGQLVAGVAHEINTPLGAISSNLDLVEKLINSGKDGHELINLLQQIYPVNKEAIQRIEKIVKSLKNFTRLDEAKLKKVDITEGIKSSIELVRHEAKNRVKIIENYADIPPIKCFADHINQVIMNILINAIQSIKNEGIVEITTAEKGDFISVAIKDNGEGIDPEILDRIFEFGFTTKKIGIGTGLGLSLAKKIIEDHHGEIKVYNNEGEGTTFEILLPVTC, from the coding sequence TTGCCAAAATTTTTTAAAGAAATATTTTTCTCTTCCAATAATGAAATATTTATCCTGCACGAAAACGGTGAAATTATCTCCATGAACTCAAGCGCTGTAGAAAGATTTTCGAATTTGAAAAATATTTACGAGATTAACCATTTGCTAAACTTTGAAATTTGTATTCTCCAAAGCGATGAAATTATGACTTATACCCCGCTTTATGCTTGCCTTAATTCTAACGAACCGTTTTTTGCAAATGTAATATTACAACAGGGTGAGGACCAATTTTCGGAATATTTTTTGTATTCTTTTCAAGAAGCAGGCTGCAGGATTTTATTCTTGCAAAACCGATTTAGTAAAAATCTTGAAAACAGGTGTTTTCAGCTGCAATCCGAAGTTTCGCAAACACGAGAACTTAAGCAGAAACTGGAATCACAGTTTTTGAGGACAAAGCTCCTTAACCTCATTTCTTCTAAAATAAGAGAACATATTGATACGGCTAAAATCCTTGAAATAGTTGAAGAACAGCTTAAAAAAACTGTTAATCTTCAGGAGTTTATGTTTATAAAATCAGAAAACAACACCGTTAACTACAAAAATAATATTTTTAAAGACAAGGTTAAGACTTTCAGAGAGAATAGTTTTAGTGAATTGTATGTTCCGGTTTTTCAAGGTCAAAACCTTGCAGGCGGAATGGTGATTGCGAAGGACAGCGATTTTGCGCAGGAAGAAGAAGATTTAATTAAAAATTTATCCAATCTCTTATCAACGGCATTCAATCAGGCGGCGTTATTTGAAGAGCTTGAAATGCAGAAACAGTCTTTGGAAACAGCATTGCAGCAGTTGAAAAATGCGCAGCTTCAAATTGTACAATCAGAAAAAATGGCAACTTTAGGGCAGCTTGTGGCAGGTGTTGCACACGAAATTAATACTCCGTTAGGGGCTATTTCAAGCAACCTTGATTTGGTTGAAAAACTTATTAATTCGGGCAAAGACGGGCATGAGCTTATTAATTTGCTGCAGCAGATTTATCCTGTGAACAAAGAAGCCATTCAGCGGATAGAAAAAATAGTTAAATCGCTGAAAAACTTTACCAGACTGGATGAAGCCAAGCTTAAAAAGGTCGATATAACCGAAGGAATCAAAAGCTCGATAGAGCTTGTGCGCCATGAAGCTAAAAACAGAGTTAAAATTATCGAAAATTATGCTGACATTCCGCCCATAAAATGCTTTGCCGACCATATTAACCAGGTTATAATGAATATTTTGATTAATGCTATTCAAAGTATTAAAAATGAAGGTATCGTTGAAATTACAACTGCTGAAAAAGGTGATTTTATATCCGTTGCAATTAAAGATAACGGGGAAGGTATCGACCCTGAAATCTTAGACAGAATTTTTGAATTCGGCTTTACAACCAAAAAAATCGGTATAGGCACAGGGTTAGGTTTATCTTTGGCTAAAAAAATTATTGAAGACCACCATGGTGAGATAAAAGTTTACAACAACGAAGGTGAAGGCACTACCTTTGAAATACTCTTGCCCGTTACTTGTTGA
- a CDS encoding TolC family protein, translating to MKFYIRLTAIFSAILIFQHHANATTMFLGGIDEAIGIAVENSHELRSEQARFGISESRVFTANSILNPVIISDNGIAEETYRLGVQIVIETASKRKKRTEAANVVLDITKEEINAKILDIKSKVRKAYIELYALQEQEKASMEILNTIDELLRITHEKQKKGFLRDEEILQIEITRINTENEIEDTKMAIFRAHTDLNLLLGHDAGVKYSLETPNLAERLTNIHKLSQEEHSQNLEKLQIIAYENRPELKIEQNNIKLAVKRLEIAKANRVPNLLLAGGPDMVTTDGTNLGAFIMGAFEVPVFNRQQGPIKEAVAQRYYSEKNYELQKKEITNEIQDAYSRIVADTILIEKYENKLLRKANEVVAKSKQSFDKDNNDIILAIMAQQAAIKVKYSYITLIKDYQNAISDLERAIGTSI from the coding sequence ATGAAGTTCTATATCAGGCTTACGGCAATATTTTCAGCTATATTAATATTTCAACATCATGCAAATGCAACCACCATGTTTTTGGGCGGGATTGACGAAGCAATAGGAATTGCGGTTGAAAACTCACACGAGTTAAGAAGCGAACAAGCAAGATTTGGAATAAGCGAATCGAGGGTCTTTACGGCAAACAGCATACTTAACCCTGTAATTATTTCCGATAACGGTATAGCTGAAGAGACTTACCGCTTAGGTGTTCAGATAGTTATAGAAACGGCATCAAAAAGAAAAAAACGTACCGAAGCCGCTAATGTAGTGCTTGATATAACCAAAGAAGAAATAAATGCCAAAATACTTGATATAAAATCAAAAGTCAGAAAAGCATACATTGAACTTTATGCATTGCAAGAACAAGAAAAAGCTTCAATGGAAATTTTGAATACAATCGATGAATTGCTGAGAATAACACATGAAAAACAGAAAAAAGGTTTTTTGCGGGATGAAGAAATTTTGCAGATTGAAATTACAAGGATTAACACTGAAAATGAAATTGAAGACACAAAAATGGCAATCTTTAGGGCGCATACCGATTTAAATCTGCTTTTGGGACATGATGCGGGTGTCAAATATTCACTTGAAACCCCCAATTTGGCAGAAAGACTTACAAATATTCATAAACTTAGTCAGGAAGAGCATAGTCAGAATTTGGAAAAACTGCAAATAATTGCATACGAAAACCGCCCCGAACTAAAAATAGAACAAAATAACATTAAACTTGCCGTGAAACGTTTAGAAATAGCAAAAGCAAACCGAGTCCCCAATTTACTCTTGGCAGGCGGACCCGACATGGTAACAACTGACGGTACAAATCTCGGTGCTTTTATCATGGGTGCATTTGAGGTTCCTGTTTTCAACCGCCAGCAAGGACCTATAAAAGAAGCTGTAGCCCAAAGATACTATAGCGAAAAGAATTATGAGCTGCAAAAAAAAGAGATAACTAACGAAATTCAAGATGCTTACTCAAGGATAGTAGCGGATACGATTTTGATAGAAAAATATGAGAACAAACTTTTGCGAAAAGCAAATGAAGTTGTTGCAAAATCTAAACAAAGTTTTGATAAAGACAATAATGACATAATTTTGGCTATAATGGCACAGCAAGCCGCTATTAAAGTAAAGTATTCCTACATAACACTAATCAAAGATTATCAAAATGCAATAAGCGACCTTGAGCGTGCCATCGGTACAAGTATTTAG
- a CDS encoding GGGtGRT protein, producing MIKFEGQDRRQAKLDKVLPEYGFKSLEEARDLCLSKGIDVDEIVKGTQTIAFENAVWAYTLGCAIAIKKGTKTAVDAACDIGLGLQAFCIPGSVGDQRDVGIGHGNLASMLLREETKCFCFLAGHESFAAAEGAIGIARNANKVRKEPLRVILNGLGKDAAYVIARINGFTYVETEYDYATGKLHIVSEKPFSTGERASVKAYGADDVSEGVAVMVHEGVDVSITGNSTNPTRFQHPVAGTYKKWCNENGRKYFSVASGGGTGRTLHPDNMAAGPASYGMTDTMGRMHGDAQFAGSSSVPAHVEMMGVIGMGNNPMVGATVAVAVAVQNAMN from the coding sequence ATGATTAAATTTGAAGGACAAGATAGAAGACAGGCAAAATTAGACAAAGTTTTACCTGAATACGGCTTCAAATCCTTGGAAGAAGCCAGAGATTTATGTTTATCAAAAGGCATTGATGTTGATGAAATCGTAAAAGGCACTCAAACAATTGCATTTGAAAACGCAGTATGGGCATATACTTTAGGTTGCGCCATTGCCATTAAAAAAGGTACAAAAACAGCTGTAGACGCTGCTTGTGATATCGGATTAGGCTTGCAGGCTTTTTGCATTCCCGGTTCTGTAGGCGACCAAAGAGATGTAGGGATAGGGCATGGTAATCTTGCTTCCATGCTTTTGAGAGAAGAAACAAAATGTTTTTGCTTCCTGGCAGGGCATGAATCTTTTGCAGCCGCAGAAGGCGCTATCGGTATAGCAAGAAATGCAAATAAAGTAAGAAAAGAGCCTTTGAGGGTTATCTTAAACGGTTTAGGCAAAGATGCCGCTTATGTTATTGCGCGTATCAACGGTTTTACTTATGTTGAAACCGAATATGACTATGCGACAGGCAAATTACATATCGTAAGCGAAAAACCTTTTTCAACAGGTGAAAGAGCAAGCGTTAAAGCTTATGGCGCTGATGATGTTTCAGAAGGTGTTGCTGTTATGGTTCACGAAGGCGTAGACGTTTCCATCACAGGGAACTCTACTAACCCTACCCGTTTCCAACACCCTGTTGCAGGCACTTATAAAAAATGGTGCAACGAAAACGGAAGAAAATACTTCTCTGTAGCATCAGGCGGCGGTACAGGCAGAACTCTTCACCCTGACAACATGGCTGCAGGACCTGCAAGCTACGGTATGACGGATACTATGGGAAGAATGCACGGAGATGCGCAATTTGCCGGTTCTTCTTCAGTACCCGCTCACGTTGAAATGATGGGTGTAATCGGTATGGGCAACAACCCGATGGTTGGAGCTACAGTAGCGGTTGCAGTTGCAGTTCAAAACGCTATGAATTAA
- a CDS encoding DUF6485 family protein, producing MECKISQNKAHCTCSYPCQRRGLCCECVAYHRSAGQIPGCFFTPAGEKTYDRSYKAFIRDCENR from the coding sequence ATGGAATGCAAAATCAGCCAAAACAAAGCACATTGTACCTGTTCTTATCCCTGCCAAAGAAGAGGGCTGTGCTGTGAATGTGTAGCTTATCACCGCAGTGCGGGGCAAATTCCCGGCTGTTTCTTTACTCCTGCCGGCGAAAAAACTTACGACCGTTCTTATAAAGCTTTTATCAGAGATTGCGAAAATAGATGA
- a CDS encoding response regulator gives MSRKTVLIADDEADIVETMQFMLEAEGFNTLVAYNGEEALMYAKENIPDLILLDVMMPKMNGYKVSRLLKFDSKYKNIPILMLTARSQEEDKLIGEETGADEYITKPFEITAVIDKIKQYLKV, from the coding sequence ATGAGTAGAAAGACTGTTTTAATTGCAGACGATGAAGCTGATATCGTTGAAACCATGCAATTTATGCTTGAAGCTGAAGGTTTTAATACGCTTGTTGCTTATAACGGCGAAGAAGCATTGATGTACGCCAAAGAAAATATTCCTGATTTAATTCTTTTGGATGTTATGATGCCGAAAATGAACGGCTATAAAGTATCACGTCTGTTGAAATTCGACAGCAAATATAAAAACATCCCTATTTTAATGCTTACCGCACGTTCTCAAGAGGAGGATAAATTGATTGGAGAAGAAACAGGAGCGGATGAATATATTACAAAACCCTTTGAAATTACCGCTGTTATTGATAAGATTAAGCAGTATTTAAAGGTGTAG